The Flavobacterium faecale genome has a segment encoding these proteins:
- a CDS encoding TonB-dependent receptor, with translation MKKILLFLVFALVAFTKTYSQNKKIISGNVQDEKQLPLIGASVVIDGTNEGAITNGDGKFEFSTEKKQGILLISSVGFETQKMNFHTNNSKDLEIVLESSSLGLDEVVVFSSRAVDRKTPVAVSTIKKDAIELKLGNGEFVEILKSVPGVYASKEGGGFGDGEVTLRGFNSENVAVLINGIPVNDMESGRVFWSNWTGLGSVSSSIQVQRGLGASKVAVPSIGGTINTITDNTASKEGGQVSYTIGNNNYQKVGVKLNTGQMGNGYAATVYADKISGDGFVDGTPFEGVSYFASVSKKINHDHKLVFTATGATQTHGQRFERLSIQDYRTSDRGIKLNKGWGYKNGQLFALSQNTFNKPLISLNHYWTLNSKNKISTAVYYSSGKGGVSFEAGADSGKLTGPNAYRLGTFGPVDVDRVVDENIANGESTAIIQSSANNHIWMGAISTWTSNIDENFTFIGGLDYRYYKGSHYREVSDLLGGQFYKDNGDVNNPNRATVVGDKIGFFNENFVNWIGNFAQLEYDKDKVTAFVAVNASNTSYSRLDHFRKLNSDPTRQTDNVNFFGFGAKTGGNYRLDDYNNVFVNVGYFERAPYSSAVWATNNNDQTNKDAKNQKILSFEIGYGLRLPKFAANVNLYRTQWDDRSQTDTRTALNATTNAQEVIYTNILGVDALHQGVELDFEYRPSSDFTLTGMLSLGDWKWKNNVNAVITDSNQNVISNLNLFIKGLPVGRSAQTTAALGTQYHLTPKTSFNIDYNYTDRYYADFNPGTRTSAGAEPWKVPSFHLFDASILHKFHILSLNAKVIARMNNVFNTEYITRANDLDGTAAGATVFFGSGRTFSISSIINF, from the coding sequence ATGAAGAAAATTCTATTATTTTTGGTCTTTGCTTTAGTCGCTTTTACTAAAACATATTCCCAAAACAAAAAAATTATTTCAGGAAACGTACAAGATGAAAAACAACTTCCTTTAATAGGTGCTTCGGTCGTAATTGACGGCACAAATGAAGGAGCAATTACAAATGGAGACGGAAAATTTGAATTCAGCACCGAAAAGAAACAAGGTATTCTTTTGATTTCAAGCGTTGGGTTTGAGACTCAAAAGATGAATTTTCACACTAACAACTCCAAAGATCTTGAAATCGTTCTTGAAAGTTCCTCATTGGGATTGGATGAAGTAGTTGTATTCTCCTCTAGAGCAGTGGACAGAAAAACACCAGTTGCAGTTTCTACTATTAAAAAAGATGCAATCGAATTAAAACTAGGTAACGGAGAATTTGTTGAAATACTAAAATCAGTACCAGGAGTTTACGCTAGTAAAGAAGGTGGTGGATTTGGAGATGGTGAAGTAACCTTAAGAGGATTTAACTCTGAGAATGTTGCGGTATTAATTAACGGAATTCCGGTAAATGATATGGAAAGCGGTCGTGTATTCTGGTCTAACTGGACAGGATTAGGAAGCGTTTCATCTTCGATACAAGTACAAAGAGGTTTAGGAGCTTCTAAAGTAGCTGTTCCCTCAATTGGAGGAACAATCAATACTATTACCGACAACACTGCATCTAAAGAAGGTGGACAAGTGAGCTATACTATTGGTAACAACAACTACCAAAAAGTAGGTGTAAAACTTAATACTGGTCAAATGGGTAATGGATATGCTGCTACAGTATATGCAGACAAAATAAGTGGAGACGGATTTGTAGACGGAACGCCTTTTGAAGGTGTATCGTACTTTGCAAGTGTTTCTAAAAAAATCAACCACGATCACAAATTGGTTTTTACAGCTACAGGAGCAACACAAACACACGGACAACGTTTTGAGCGTTTGTCAATACAAGATTACAGAACTAGTGATAGAGGTATAAAATTGAACAAAGGTTGGGGTTACAAAAACGGACAATTATTTGCCTTGAGCCAAAATACATTTAACAAACCTTTGATCTCTTTGAACCACTATTGGACGCTTAACTCCAAAAACAAAATTTCTACAGCAGTATACTACTCCAGCGGAAAAGGTGGTGTAAGTTTTGAAGCAGGTGCCGACAGTGGAAAACTAACAGGTCCTAACGCTTACCGATTAGGAACTTTTGGACCAGTTGATGTAGACCGTGTAGTTGATGAGAACATTGCAAACGGCGAATCTACTGCCATTATTCAATCATCTGCAAACAACCATATTTGGATGGGAGCGATTAGTACATGGACTAGTAACATCGACGAAAACTTTACCTTTATTGGTGGATTAGACTACCGTTACTATAAAGGATCACACTACAGAGAAGTATCTGATTTACTTGGAGGACAATTCTACAAAGACAATGGAGATGTCAACAATCCAAACAGAGCTACAGTTGTAGGAGACAAAATTGGTTTTTTTAACGAAAACTTCGTGAACTGGATTGGTAATTTTGCACAATTAGAATATGACAAAGACAAAGTAACTGCTTTTGTAGCTGTTAATGCTTCTAACACATCATACAGCAGATTGGATCATTTTAGAAAATTAAATTCAGATCCTACTCGTCAAACAGACAATGTAAACTTTTTTGGCTTTGGAGCTAAAACTGGTGGTAACTATAGATTAGATGATTACAATAATGTTTTTGTAAACGTTGGTTATTTTGAAAGAGCACCTTACTCTTCTGCAGTTTGGGCAACAAACAATAATGATCAAACAAACAAAGATGCAAAAAATCAAAAAATCTTAAGTTTTGAAATTGGATACGGATTGCGTTTACCAAAATTTGCAGCCAATGTGAATCTTTATAGAACACAATGGGATGATAGAAGTCAAACCGATACAAGAACAGCTTTGAATGCTACAACAAATGCTCAAGAGGTTATTTATACCAATATTTTGGGAGTTGATGCTTTACACCAAGGAGTTGAACTTGACTTTGAATACCGTCCTAGCTCAGACTTTACACTTACAGGTATGCTATCTCTAGGAGATTGGAAATGGAAAAACAATGTGAACGCTGTAATTACAGATTCTAACCAAAACGTAATTAGTAATCTTAACTTATTCATCAAAGGTTTACCAGTAGGACGTTCTGCTCAAACTACAGCAGCTTTAGGAACACAATATCATTTGACTCCAAAAACTAGCTTTAACATCGATTATAACTATACCGATAGATATTATGCCGATTTCAATCCTGGTACACGTACCTCAGCGGGAGCAGAACCATGGAAAGTACCAAGTTTTCACTTATTTGATGCTTCAATACTACACAAATTCCACATTTTATCTTTGAATGCTAAAGTTATTGCTCGTATGAACAATGTTTTCAATACTGAATACATCACAAGAGCCAATGACCTTGATGGTACAGCTGCAGGAGCAACTGTGTTTTTTGGATCTGGAAGAACTTTCAGTATCAGCTCAATCATTAATTTCTAA
- a CDS encoding S1/P1 nuclease — MKNLILALAISVSVANYAAPTWGKTGHRTVGEVAAKHLKNRTTKKINDLLQNESVASVAVYADDIKSDSQYNKYYSWHYVNFNGDKKYKEEPINPEGDVIQGIKTCIEKIRSKETTKEEKGFFLKMLIHFVGDLHMPLHAGNASDKGGNDVKVKWFGADSNLHRVWDSDMIDDYQMSYTELATNNDIMASKDEVKAMEQGTLLDWVVESRQLALKLYSETHQDDKLGYKYMYQNFPVAQDQLEKGGVRLALILNEVFKGKSKWLDTFLTDI, encoded by the coding sequence ATGAAGAATTTGATATTAGCATTGGCTATCAGTGTAAGTGTAGCAAATTATGCAGCTCCTACTTGGGGCAAAACAGGTCACAGAACGGTAGGTGAAGTGGCTGCAAAGCATTTAAAAAATAGAACAACTAAGAAAATAAATGATTTGTTGCAAAACGAATCGGTAGCTTCGGTAGCGGTCTATGCAGATGATATCAAGAGTGATTCACAATATAATAAGTACTACTCTTGGCATTATGTAAATTTTAATGGAGACAAAAAATACAAAGAAGAGCCAATCAATCCAGAAGGGGATGTGATTCAAGGGATAAAAACATGTATTGAAAAAATTCGTTCGAAAGAAACTACTAAAGAAGAAAAAGGTTTTTTCTTGAAAATGTTAATTCATTTCGTAGGTGATCTACACATGCCCTTACATGCGGGTAATGCGTCTGACAAAGGCGGAAATGATGTAAAAGTGAAGTGGTTTGGTGCAGATTCAAACTTGCACCGTGTTTGGGACTCGGATATGATTGATGATTATCAAATGAGCTACACAGAACTAGCGACCAACAATGATATCATGGCAAGTAAAGATGAGGTGAAAGCAATGGAGCAAGGAACCTTGTTGGACTGGGTTGTTGAGTCAAGACAATTGGCGTTGAAATTGTACAGCGAAACGCACCAAGACGATAAATTGGGGTACAAATATATGTATCAAAATTTTCCGGTAGCACAGGATCAATTAGAAAAAGGTGGCGTACGTTTGGCTTTGATTTTAAACGAAGTTTTTAAAGGTAAATCAAAATGGTTGGATACTTTTTTGACTGATATATAA
- a CDS encoding glycosyltransferase family 9 protein, giving the protein MSFKIKINEFRRKITHGLTRYVGTSKGNKDFDSNSKVVFKNVLINRPNHRLGNLLLITPLVQEINEAFPDCKVDLFVRGGLAPIIFENYKSVDNYIILPRKPFNELVKYAKVWFKLKDKKYDLVLNIDNNSSSGRLSTQFANADFKFFGEEDETVKSQYPDYEHFAKFPVYEFRNYIQKLGHPAKKTAVPTLNMKLTEAELAAAKTILDTIAPNNKKTICVFTFATGSKCYPPSWWNPLYEKLQASFPDYNIIEVLPVENVSQIDFKAPTFYSKDVREIAAFIANTALFIGADSGIMHLASTAQIPVLGLFSVTNPVKYAPYGNASLAVDTNSNSAEQIIDIAKSQLAAHWKA; this is encoded by the coding sequence ATGAGCTTCAAGATTAAGATTAATGAATTTCGCCGCAAAATTACACACGGATTAACGCGCTACGTAGGAACATCCAAAGGAAATAAAGATTTTGATTCTAACTCCAAAGTTGTTTTTAAAAACGTTTTAATCAACAGACCCAACCACCGTCTAGGCAATTTGTTATTGATCACACCTTTGGTACAAGAAATAAATGAAGCTTTTCCGGATTGTAAAGTAGATCTGTTTGTGCGAGGTGGCTTGGCTCCTATCATTTTCGAAAATTATAAATCTGTAGACAATTATATCATTCTACCTAGAAAGCCTTTTAATGAATTGGTAAAATACGCGAAGGTTTGGTTTAAATTAAAAGACAAAAAGTACGACTTGGTACTGAATATTGATAACAATTCCTCGTCAGGACGGCTTTCTACTCAGTTTGCCAATGCTGATTTTAAATTTTTTGGCGAAGAAGATGAGACTGTAAAAAGCCAGTATCCGGATTACGAGCATTTTGCGAAATTTCCGGTGTACGAGTTCCGAAACTACATTCAAAAGCTAGGACATCCTGCCAAAAAAACTGCAGTACCCACGCTGAACATGAAGTTAACAGAAGCTGAACTAGCAGCTGCAAAAACTATCTTGGATACCATTGCGCCAAATAATAAAAAAACCATTTGTGTTTTTACGTTTGCAACAGGTAGCAAATGCTATCCTCCGAGTTGGTGGAATCCTTTGTACGAAAAATTACAAGCTAGTTTTCCTGATTACAATATTATAGAGGTATTACCGGTAGAAAACGTTTCTCAAATTGATTTTAAAGCACCCACGTTCTACAGTAAAGATGTACGTGAGATTGCTGCATTTATAGCCAACACTGCCCTTTTTATAGGAGCAGATAGTGGAATTATGCACCTTGCGAGCACGGCTCAAATTCCGGTATTGGGACTTTTCTCTGTAACCAATCCTGTCAAATATGCACCTTATGGAAACGCAAGCCTTGCAGTTGACACCAACAGTAACAGTGCCGAACAAATTATAGATATTGCAAAATCACAACTTGCAGCACACTGGAAAGCTTAA
- a CDS encoding MFS transporter: protein MSIEKIKKDPYEALRYKEFNTFLLVRFAMVFAWSMQFIVIEWQVYSITKDPLSLGLIGLMEVIPAVSMALFAGHIVDQKEKKSMLLKCILGFSVVSFGLFLLTWPPVVMGYNQQTILYAIYFMVFLGGIVRSFIGPTIFSFLSLIVPKKVYPNAATWSSSVWQIGSVVGPAVAGFSIHLIGVHWSMCSVFVCSVVALLALTQIAAKPILNPKIGEPIMQSLTEGLKFVFNNKTVLGAITLDMVAVLFGGAVALLPVFAQDILKVGPEGFGFLRAAPAVGAFLTMLITAYVPLNTNAGMKLLIAIFGFGICIIIFGLSSIFWISLVALFLSGVFDGISVVIRQTILFLKTPDHMRGRVSAVNSMFVGSSNELGAFESGLTARLMGTVTSVVFGGSMTLLIVLLTGTLSPTFRKLDLNKEIEKDELI from the coding sequence ATGAGCATCGAAAAAATAAAAAAAGATCCGTACGAAGCCTTACGTTATAAAGAATTCAATACGTTTTTACTTGTCCGTTTTGCTATGGTATTTGCTTGGTCCATGCAATTTATTGTGATCGAATGGCAAGTGTACAGCATCACCAAAGACCCGTTATCATTAGGTTTAATAGGTTTAATGGAAGTAATACCGGCTGTATCCATGGCTTTGTTTGCTGGTCATATTGTAGATCAAAAGGAGAAAAAAAGCATGTTGCTCAAATGTATTTTAGGCTTTTCTGTTGTGAGCTTTGGATTATTCCTCTTGACGTGGCCTCCGGTTGTAATGGGATACAATCAGCAAACCATTTTGTATGCCATTTACTTCATGGTATTCTTAGGCGGTATCGTTCGTTCTTTTATAGGACCTACTATTTTTTCTTTTTTATCCTTAATCGTTCCCAAAAAAGTATATCCAAACGCTGCTACTTGGAGTAGTTCGGTATGGCAAATTGGCTCTGTTGTAGGTCCTGCCGTAGCGGGATTTTCGATCCATCTTATTGGTGTGCATTGGTCAATGTGTTCTGTCTTTGTCTGTTCTGTTGTAGCGTTACTGGCTTTAACACAAATTGCAGCCAAACCTATTTTGAATCCAAAAATAGGAGAACCCATTATGCAAAGTTTGACCGAAGGGCTCAAATTTGTCTTTAACAACAAAACAGTACTTGGCGCCATCACCCTTGATATGGTTGCGGTACTTTTTGGTGGTGCAGTAGCGCTACTACCCGTTTTTGCACAAGATATTTTAAAAGTTGGTCCTGAAGGATTTGGTTTTCTACGTGCTGCTCCAGCTGTTGGAGCCTTTTTGACAATGCTCATCACAGCGTATGTACCGCTTAACACCAATGCTGGAATGAAACTCTTGATTGCTATTTTCGGCTTCGGAATCTGTATTATAATTTTCGGATTGTCTTCTATTTTCTGGATTTCGTTGGTTGCTTTATTTTTAAGTGGCGTGTTTGACGGAATTTCAGTTGTGATTCGTCAAACGATTTTATTCTTAAAAACTCCCGACCATATGCGTGGGCGAGTGTCTGCGGTAAACTCCATGTTTGTTGGCTCATCCAATGAACTTGGCGCTTTTGAAAGTGGCTTGACCGCACGATTAATGGGTACTGTAACCTCTGTAGTTTTTGGTGGAAGCATGACTCTATTAATCGTACTATTGACAGGTACCTTATCGCCAACATTTAGAAAATTAGATTTAAACAAAGAAATAGAAAAAGATGAATTGATTTAA
- the recJ gene encoding single-stranded-DNA-specific exonuclease RecJ gives MRWTIKPKPSAEKIQHLAHALQVEDFVATLLVQRGIETFEDAKAFFRPSLSHLHDPYLMKDMDKAVIRIEKAIANNERILVFGDYDVDGTTAVSLVASYLKTYYSNVDTYIPDRYLEGYGVSFKGIDYAEDNEFSLIIALDCGIKSIDHVNYAKERNIDFIICDHHRPGDQLPAAVAVLDPKRSDCTYPYDELCGCGVGFKLIQALGTNRDQTIEDLIPYLDLVATAIAADIVPMTGENRVMAYFGLKVINDSPRPGIKALVHQVKKQTLDITDVVFIVAPRINAAGRIRHGNYAVQLLTEFDFEQAQAFASEIEKNNADRKELDQQITKEALNQIITNQEEDRFSTVVFQEDWHKGVIGIVASRLIETHYRPTLVFTKSGEKYAASARSVKGFDVYNALEACADHLEQFGGHMYAAGMTLQAENYPAFKNAFEKQVQATILPEQRVPEIEVDAEIDFNDISPKFIRILKQFEPFGPQNMTPVFMSKNVIETGYAKPMGKENEHLRLFVKQNQSEGLAAIGFGLGNKLEIVTNQKPFEAAYCIDENEWNGKTTTQLRLKDIR, from the coding sequence ATGCGTTGGACAATAAAACCCAAACCATCAGCAGAGAAAATTCAACATCTGGCTCATGCCTTACAAGTGGAGGATTTTGTAGCTACCTTATTGGTGCAGCGTGGCATTGAAACGTTTGAGGACGCAAAGGCTTTCTTTCGACCATCACTCTCCCACTTGCACGATCCTTATTTGATGAAAGATATGGATAAGGCTGTTATTCGAATAGAAAAAGCAATTGCCAACAACGAACGCATCTTGGTTTTTGGTGATTATGATGTTGATGGTACCACAGCAGTGTCACTAGTAGCTTCGTACTTAAAAACGTACTACTCCAATGTGGACACCTATATTCCGGATCGCTATCTTGAGGGATATGGCGTGTCGTTCAAAGGAATCGATTATGCCGAGGACAATGAGTTCTCCTTAATTATTGCTTTGGATTGCGGGATCAAGTCTATTGATCATGTGAACTATGCCAAGGAACGAAATATTGACTTTATTATATGTGACCACCACAGACCTGGCGACCAACTGCCCGCTGCCGTGGCGGTACTTGACCCCAAACGCAGCGATTGCACGTACCCGTATGATGAACTGTGCGGATGCGGTGTGGGGTTTAAACTCATCCAAGCTTTGGGCACAAATAGAGATCAAACTATTGAAGATTTGATTCCGTACTTGGACTTGGTAGCTACTGCTATTGCTGCCGATATTGTACCAATGACAGGAGAAAATCGAGTGATGGCTTACTTTGGATTAAAGGTTATAAATGATAGTCCAAGACCCGGAATCAAAGCTTTGGTTCATCAAGTAAAAAAGCAAACACTCGATATTACTGATGTTGTTTTTATTGTAGCACCAAGGATTAATGCCGCAGGTCGCATACGACATGGTAATTATGCTGTGCAGTTGTTGACCGAATTTGATTTTGAGCAAGCGCAAGCATTTGCATCTGAAATCGAAAAAAACAATGCTGATCGCAAAGAATTAGACCAACAAATTACTAAAGAAGCCCTCAATCAAATTATTACTAACCAGGAAGAAGACCGCTTTTCTACTGTAGTTTTTCAAGAAGATTGGCACAAAGGCGTGATCGGAATTGTAGCGTCAAGATTAATCGAGACGCACTATAGACCAACCTTAGTGTTTACCAAGAGTGGCGAAAAATATGCCGCATCGGCCCGATCTGTAAAAGGATTTGATGTGTATAATGCTCTCGAAGCTTGCGCAGACCACCTCGAGCAATTTGGTGGGCACATGTATGCGGCCGGAATGACACTGCAAGCCGAGAACTATCCTGCTTTTAAAAATGCGTTCGAGAAACAAGTGCAAGCAACTATTTTGCCCGAACAACGCGTTCCAGAAATTGAAGTGGATGCAGAAATTGATTTCAACGATATAAGTCCAAAATTCATTCGGATACTAAAACAATTTGAGCCTTTTGGTCCGCAAAATATGACGCCTGTTTTCATGAGCAAAAATGTAATTGAAACAGGCTACGCAAAACCAATGGGAAAAGAGAATGAGCACCTCAGACTTTTTGTCAAGCAAAATCAATCTGAAGGCTTGGCTGCGATTGGATTTGGATTGGGAAATAAATTGGAAATTGTTACCAACCAAAAACCTTTTGAAGCCGCTTACTGCATCGACGAGAACGAATGGAACGGCAAAACAACTACACAATTACGATTAAAAGACATTAGATAA
- a CDS encoding HopJ type III effector protein yields MKIEQFLAQLNENPTSIAFADTIATIEANYDFTPTAFQNGNTHNGAGTNSGSCKLFSFAKTQNLSQELTLACFGSYYFDEVLGDSEGTSHQNIRNFMVSGWNGIQFEGDALARK; encoded by the coding sequence ATGAAAATAGAACAATTCTTAGCACAACTAAATGAAAACCCAACATCAATTGCTTTTGCAGATACCATTGCAACAATTGAGGCGAATTACGACTTTACGCCAACTGCTTTTCAAAACGGAAACACTCATAATGGTGCAGGAACAAATTCGGGATCGTGCAAATTGTTTTCTTTCGCAAAAACGCAAAACTTATCTCAAGAACTAACCTTAGCTTGTTTTGGAAGTTATTATTTCGATGAAGTACTAGGTGATAGCGAAGGAACAAGCCACCAGAACATCCGTAATTTTATGGTATCAGGTTGGAACGGAATCCAATTTGAAGGCGATGCTTTGGCTAGAAAATAA
- a CDS encoding flavin monoamine oxidase family protein, whose amino-acid sequence MNNAKTIVIGAGLAGLTTAYLLQKKGIDVLVLEANDTVGGRIKTITGSTGVTVELGATWFGRQHPTLMQFLDELGLPTFRQHTKGISLFETMSFVPPQKFEIPDSDEPSYRLVGGSSQLIQKLVKKIGSNAIQTNTQITLITEKADQLEVTDASGTIYTAATVIMTLAPNLAINTINYQPNLPKPLVELANATHTWMGESIKFSVEYATPFWKDNQFSGALFSHVGIITEMYDHSSFDNNHFALKGFLNGGTYVLTPEEREAKVIKQLSQCFGVAAENYVAYHEKVWREEPLAFFPYEDLVMGHQNNGDPMYQESYLNNKLFFASSETATENPGYMDGAIVAAQTVTSKIK is encoded by the coding sequence ATGAATAACGCAAAAACAATAGTAATCGGGGCAGGATTGGCAGGCCTAACAACTGCCTATTTGTTACAAAAAAAAGGAATTGACGTTCTTGTCTTGGAAGCAAATGATACTGTTGGTGGCCGAATCAAAACAATTACCGGATCAACAGGAGTTACTGTTGAGCTAGGCGCTACTTGGTTTGGTAGACAGCACCCTACTTTAATGCAGTTTTTAGACGAATTAGGATTGCCAACTTTTAGACAACATACCAAAGGGATTTCACTTTTTGAGACCATGTCTTTTGTACCACCTCAAAAATTTGAGATTCCAGATTCAGACGAGCCTTCGTATCGACTCGTAGGTGGCAGCTCCCAATTGATTCAAAAATTAGTTAAAAAAATTGGTTCGAATGCTATTCAAACGAATACCCAAATCACTTTAATTACCGAAAAAGCGGACCAACTAGAAGTAACCGACGCTTCAGGAACGATTTATACAGCGGCTACAGTTATTATGACCTTAGCCCCCAATTTGGCAATAAACACAATCAATTATCAGCCAAATTTACCAAAGCCATTAGTGGAACTAGCAAATGCTACACACACTTGGATGGGTGAATCTATAAAATTCTCTGTCGAATATGCCACTCCATTTTGGAAGGACAATCAATTCTCGGGAGCATTATTTAGCCATGTTGGTATTATCACCGAGATGTACGACCACAGCTCTTTCGATAATAATCATTTTGCTTTAAAAGGTTTTCTAAACGGTGGCACCTATGTGTTAACCCCTGAAGAACGAGAAGCAAAAGTAATCAAGCAACTCTCACAATGTTTTGGAGTAGCGGCAGAAAACTATGTTGCCTATCACGAAAAAGTGTGGCGTGAAGAACCGCTAGCTTTTTTCCCGTACGAAGATCTTGTCATGGGCCATCAAAACAATGGTGACCCTATGTACCAAGAATCGTATCTGAACAACAAATTATTTTTTGCCAGTTCAGAAACTGCCACAGAAAATCCAGGATATATGGATGGCGCAATTGTTGCGGCACAAACCGTAACTTCAAAAATCAAATAA
- the rsmI gene encoding 16S rRNA (cytidine(1402)-2'-O)-methyltransferase — MSKLFIVPTPIGNLEDMTFRAIRVLKEADLILAEDTRTSGKLLKHFEIGTHMHSHHMHNEHKTVENLIARLKAGETIALISDAGTPAISDPGFLLTRACVEHGVTVECLPGATAFVPALVNSGLPNDKFVFEGFLPEKKGRQTRYLELAEETRTMILYVSPHKLVKTLAEFITYFGEDRQICVSRELSKLHEENVRGTAREVLTHFEKTAPRGEIVVVVAGKTIVKEPKKKKFSAEE, encoded by the coding sequence ATGTCAAAATTATTTATCGTCCCTACTCCTATTGGAAATCTTGAAGACATGACTTTTAGAGCGATTCGAGTGCTTAAAGAAGCCGATTTGATATTAGCCGAAGATACCCGCACGAGTGGCAAACTCTTGAAACATTTTGAGATTGGCACACACATGCACAGTCATCACATGCACAATGAGCACAAAACGGTCGAAAACCTTATTGCCCGCTTGAAAGCAGGTGAAACGATTGCCTTAATATCTGATGCGGGAACACCAGCCATTTCAGACCCTGGTTTTTTGCTTACCCGTGCTTGCGTAGAACATGGTGTGACCGTAGAATGCCTACCTGGCGCAACAGCTTTTGTACCTGCTTTGGTCAATAGCGGTTTACCAAATGATAAGTTTGTTTTTGAGGGTTTTTTGCCCGAAAAAAAAGGAAGACAAACACGTTACCTTGAATTAGCCGAAGAAACAAGAACCATGATTCTATATGTTTCGCCACATAAATTGGTGAAAACCCTAGCCGAATTCATTACCTATTTTGGTGAAGACCGTCAAATTTGTGTGTCTCGCGAATTGTCAAAGTTACACGAGGAAAACGTAAGAGGAACTGCTCGCGAAGTACTTACCCATTTTGAAAAAACAGCACCACGAGGCGAAATTGTAGTAGTTGTAGCTGGAAAAACAATTGTAAAAGAACCAAAGAAAAAGAAGTTTTCAGCCGAAGAATAA
- a CDS encoding thymidine kinase: MFLENTVNHKEQFGWIEVISGSMFSGKTEELIRRLKRAQFAKQKVEIFKPSIDTRYHDELVVSHDANEIRSTPVPAAANISILAQGCDVIGIDEAQFFDDEIVTVCNNLANQGIRVIVAGLDMDFKGNPFGPMPALMATAEYVTKVHAVCTRTGNLANYSFRKNDSEKLVMLGETEEYEPLSRAAYYRATHKSQDE; encoded by the coding sequence ATGTTTCTCGAAAATACAGTAAATCATAAAGAGCAGTTTGGGTGGATTGAAGTGATCAGTGGGTCGATGTTTTCAGGTAAAACAGAAGAGTTGATTCGCCGATTGAAAAGAGCTCAATTTGCCAAACAAAAAGTCGAAATTTTTAAACCTTCTATAGATACAAGATACCATGATGAACTAGTTGTTTCTCATGATGCCAACGAAATACGATCAACTCCAGTGCCTGCAGCAGCCAATATCTCTATTTTAGCACAAGGTTGTGATGTGATCGGAATTGACGAAGCTCAATTTTTTGATGACGAAATAGTGACTGTTTGTAACAATCTTGCCAATCAAGGTATTCGTGTCATCGTAGCCGGATTGGACATGGATTTTAAAGGAAACCCTTTTGGTCCTATGCCTGCACTCATGGCTACAGCCGAGTATGTCACCAAGGTGCATGCGGTATGTACACGCACAGGGAATTTAGCCAATTATAGTTTTCGAAAAAATGATAGCGAAAAACTAGTAATGCTAGGAGAAACCGAAGAATACGAACCCCTTAGTCGGGCAGCATATTATAGAGCAACACACAAAAGCCAAGACGAATAA
- a CDS encoding glycine zipper 2TM domain-containing protein, whose translation MKYIYVALVSLLIVSCKQTDKAGAMADTQINIDSIKQVSVDSMKMEAVKQKTIDSMKIEMANQQKVMAKPEKEVVIVNQAAPAAAPVAKKKWSGTAKGAVIGAGVGAITGAAVSKKKGTGAIIGGLAGAGLGAGTGAIIDGKK comes from the coding sequence ATGAAATATATATATGTAGCTTTAGTGTCGTTGTTAATTGTTTCTTGTAAACAGACCGACAAGGCAGGAGCAATGGCAGATACTCAAATAAATATTGATTCGATCAAACAAGTTAGTGTTGATTCGATGAAAATGGAAGCGGTGAAACAAAAAACCATCGACTCTATGAAAATCGAAATGGCAAATCAACAAAAGGTAATGGCGAAACCTGAGAAAGAGGTTGTGATTGTCAACCAAGCTGCTCCCGCAGCCGCTCCCGTGGCTAAGAAAAAATGGAGTGGTACTGCCAAAGGTGCTGTGATTGGTGCTGGTGTTGGTGCAATTACTGGTGCTGCTGTAAGTAAGAAAAAAGGAACCGGAGCAATTATTGGTGGTTTGGCTGGTGCTGGTTTAGGCGCAGGTACAGGTGCTATAATTGACGGTAAAAAATAA